The following proteins come from a genomic window of Pirellulales bacterium:
- a CDS encoding redoxin domain-containing protein, producing MRKLWHSLILATATTPSLAWAAAPAGTEKNAPAATPVASFTLKDYRGQTFDLDQAAKDKVVVLAFLGTECPLAKLYAPRLAALAKEYESRGVVFVGIDANRQDAVTEIAAYARQHGIEFPILKDLQQAVADKVGATRTPEIIVLDRARKIRYRGRVDDQYGLVKTANYQRKEPSRRDLAEALDEILAGKPVSQPTTELSGCLIGRDRQPSTKSDVTYTKHVARILNENCVFCHRPGQIAPFTLTSYEDAAGWAGMIEEVTQAGRMPPWHADPHYGHFQNDARMSDEDKATIARWVAAGAPEGDPKDLPKPPQFTEGWMIPEPDQVIYMADKPYDVPATGVVEYQMFVVDPGWKEDKWLSAIEPRPGNPAVVHHILIFVIPPDGRGQGGLGNGNDFTGAFAPGLRPEPLPPGMARKVPAGSKLAFQMHYTPNGSAQQDRSYLGVKFADPKTVKQEVVVTSAVNFVFQLPPETDEVGVNSRYIFKRDALLLRMMPHMHLRGKAFDYVVTYPDGKKETLLSVPRYDFGWQTNYRLAEPKLMPAGTRLDCHAHFDNSEHNLNNPDPKATVGFGDQTFEEMMIGFFEIADPHQDLTNPQAEQKQPTRMQDFLTVMRATGGDPDDNLKAATHMALTDAEWFGRFGFLLPNTVPQVDRVCMTVVQDGQVVQKYGPFTGNRRADADKKAPPPPETIRSPLPQVEAAGEPLATIAEGDKPVVNADLTKVQGKIFERMVARGAKSSLHVPVKLGETRATINFWSTEPDAFPQPAVQLLAALSQAMAA from the coding sequence ATGCGAAAACTCTGGCATTCGCTCATCCTGGCGACCGCAACAACCCCGTCCTTGGCATGGGCCGCAGCGCCGGCCGGCACAGAAAAAAACGCGCCGGCCGCAACGCCGGTCGCTTCGTTCACGCTCAAGGACTACCGCGGCCAAACGTTCGATCTCGATCAGGCCGCCAAGGACAAGGTCGTCGTGCTGGCATTCCTGGGCACCGAGTGTCCGCTGGCGAAGTTGTATGCCCCGCGGCTGGCCGCGCTTGCCAAGGAGTATGAATCGCGCGGCGTGGTGTTCGTGGGCATCGACGCGAACCGGCAGGACGCCGTCACCGAGATCGCGGCTTACGCCCGGCAGCACGGCATTGAATTTCCGATCCTCAAAGACTTGCAGCAGGCGGTGGCCGACAAGGTCGGCGCGACGCGCACGCCTGAAATCATCGTGCTCGACCGCGCGCGAAAGATCCGTTATCGCGGCCGCGTCGACGATCAATACGGCCTGGTGAAGACGGCCAACTATCAGCGCAAGGAGCCGTCGCGGCGCGACCTGGCCGAAGCGCTTGATGAGATCCTGGCCGGCAAGCCCGTCTCGCAGCCGACGACCGAGCTGAGCGGCTGCTTGATCGGCCGCGATCGCCAACCATCGACCAAAAGTGACGTCACCTACACCAAGCACGTCGCGCGGATCCTGAACGAGAATTGCGTGTTCTGCCATCGACCGGGGCAGATCGCGCCCTTCACGCTCACCAGTTACGAGGACGCCGCAGGCTGGGCCGGCATGATCGAAGAAGTCACGCAAGCCGGCCGCATGCCTCCCTGGCATGCCGATCCGCACTATGGTCATTTCCAAAACGACGCGCGGATGAGCGACGAGGACAAAGCCACGATCGCCCGCTGGGTGGCCGCTGGCGCGCCGGAAGGTGACCCGAAGGACCTGCCCAAGCCGCCGCAATTCACCGAAGGGTGGATGATCCCCGAGCCCGACCAGGTCATCTACATGGCCGACAAGCCATACGACGTGCCGGCGACGGGCGTCGTCGAATATCAGATGTTCGTCGTCGATCCGGGCTGGAAGGAGGACAAGTGGCTGAGCGCCATCGAGCCGCGGCCGGGCAATCCGGCGGTCGTACACCACATTTTGATTTTCGTGATTCCGCCCGATGGTCGCGGCCAGGGAGGCCTGGGTAACGGCAATGATTTCACCGGAGCGTTTGCCCCCGGGCTGCGGCCCGAGCCCTTGCCGCCGGGCATGGCTCGTAAAGTACCGGCCGGCTCGAAACTGGCGTTTCAAATGCACTACACGCCGAATGGCTCGGCCCAGCAGGACCGCAGCTACTTGGGGGTGAAATTCGCCGATCCCAAGACGGTGAAGCAAGAGGTCGTCGTAACAAGCGCCGTGAATTTTGTTTTCCAACTGCCGCCCGAGACGGACGAAGTCGGTGTCAATTCGCGCTACATCTTCAAGCGCGATGCACTGCTACTGAGGATGATGCCGCACATGCACCTGCGCGGCAAAGCGTTCGACTACGTAGTGACGTATCCCGATGGAAAGAAGGAGACTTTGCTCTCGGTGCCGCGCTACGATTTTGGCTGGCAGACGAACTATCGTCTGGCAGAGCCGAAACTGATGCCGGCCGGCACGCGCCTGGACTGCCACGCGCATTTCGACAATTCCGAGCACAACCTGAATAATCCCGACCCCAAGGCCACGGTCGGCTTCGGCGATCAGACGTTCGAAGAAATGATGATCGGCTTTTTCGAAATAGCCGATCCGCACCAGGACCTGACGAATCCTCAGGCCGAGCAAAAGCAGCCGACGCGGATGCAAGATTTCTTGACCGTCATGCGAGCCACCGGTGGCGATCCCGATGACAATCTAAAGGCCGCCACGCACATGGCGCTGACGGACGCCGAGTGGTTTGGCCGCTTTGGCTTCCTCCTGCCCAACACGGTGCCGCAGGTCGATCGCGTGTGCATGACGGTCGTCCAGGACGGCCAGGTCGTGCAGAAATACGGTCCCTTTACGGGCAATCGGCGCGCGGATGCCGACAAGAAGGCACCTCCGCCCCCCGAAACGATTCGCAGCCCGTTGCCGCAGGTCGAAGCTGCGGGCGAGCCCTTGGCCACGATCGCCGAGGGGGACAAGCCGGTGGTGAATGCCGATTTGACGAAGGTGCAGGGCAAGATCTTCGAACGAATGGTCGCCCGTGGCGCGAAATCGAGCTTGCACGTGCCGGT
- a CDS encoding ABC transporter ATP-binding protein — MRTFAARGKQKTDGWLAGRGARGGEDDCYDSAPPPGWDVVRWLYGFTRPYARKRNVLLGLVVVRSLQLAALAWVTGYVVSGPIAGHSLRGLALGVAAYVILAAWTNLFFHFRQRLALELGECVVHDLRDAVFVHLQRMTPSFFSRTKLGSVISRMTSDTEAVRAGVQDVVFTSLVGLGQMLVAAALMLWYDPALFLVVAAMGPTLGWLNYRFRGRLTDAHRAVQESFSRVTARLVEAVHGVQVTQGFARQHTSARLFRELVADHSVYNMEAARTAGVFVPLLELNSQAFLASILILGGYRVLSPGIGAPAGELIQFMFLANVFFAPIQTLGDQYNQAMLTLAGADRVRRFLAIEPDWIDRPAAQPIGRMVGEVAFEDVSFAYEGDRLVLENINFTAAPGQCIALVGHTGSGKSSIINLIAKFYLPTAGRVLIDGHDIRDLQTFSLHRQMGIVQQQNFLFCGTVADNIRFGRPEATDDDIADALEKLGCYDLVTSLPGGLHADVGECGKNLSLGQRQLACFARALLADPAILILDEATSAIDVFTEKRISEALSRLIAGRTSFIVAHRLSTIRRADQVLVLDSGQIVEQGSPAELLLRNARYASLGRHYMNAAA, encoded by the coding sequence ATGAGGACATTTGCAGCGAGGGGCAAACAAAAAACCGACGGATGGCTGGCAGGCCGGGGTGCGCGCGGAGGCGAAGACGATTGTTACGATTCGGCGCCGCCGCCGGGCTGGGACGTCGTCCGCTGGCTGTACGGTTTCACGCGCCCCTACGCCCGAAAGCGCAACGTGCTCTTGGGGCTGGTCGTCGTCCGCTCGCTGCAATTGGCGGCGCTGGCATGGGTCACCGGTTACGTCGTTAGCGGCCCGATCGCGGGGCACTCGCTGCGCGGACTGGCCCTCGGCGTGGCCGCTTACGTCATACTCGCAGCCTGGACGAACCTGTTCTTTCATTTCCGGCAGCGGCTGGCGCTCGAGCTGGGCGAATGCGTCGTTCACGATCTACGCGACGCGGTATTCGTACACCTGCAGCGCATGACCCCCAGCTTCTTCAGTCGCACGAAACTCGGCAGCGTTATCAGCCGCATGACGTCCGACACCGAGGCCGTGCGCGCCGGCGTGCAGGACGTCGTTTTCACCAGCCTGGTCGGGCTGGGGCAGATGCTGGTCGCCGCCGCGCTGATGCTGTGGTACGACCCTGCGTTGTTTCTGGTCGTGGCCGCGATGGGACCCACGCTGGGCTGGTTGAATTATCGCTTTCGTGGCCGGCTCACCGATGCCCACCGCGCCGTGCAGGAGAGCTTCAGCCGCGTGACGGCGCGGCTGGTGGAAGCGGTACACGGCGTGCAAGTGACGCAAGGCTTTGCCCGGCAGCACACCAGCGCCCGCTTGTTTCGCGAACTGGTGGCCGATCATTCGGTGTACAACATGGAGGCAGCGCGCACGGCCGGCGTGTTCGTGCCGCTCTTGGAATTGAACAGCCAGGCGTTCCTGGCGTCGATCCTGATCCTGGGCGGCTACCGCGTCCTGTCGCCCGGCATCGGTGCCCCGGCGGGCGAGCTGATCCAGTTCATGTTCCTGGCGAATGTCTTCTTTGCGCCGATTCAGACGCTCGGCGATCAATACAACCAGGCGATGCTTACGCTGGCTGGCGCCGATCGGGTGCGGCGATTTCTCGCCATCGAGCCGGATTGGATCGATCGTCCTGCGGCGCAACCCATCGGGCGCATGGTCGGCGAAGTCGCGTTCGAAGATGTGTCGTTTGCCTACGAAGGCGATCGCCTGGTGCTTGAGAACATAAACTTCACCGCTGCGCCCGGGCAGTGCATCGCGCTGGTTGGTCATACCGGCAGCGGCAAGAGCTCGATCATTAATCTAATCGCCAAGTTCTATCTGCCCACGGCCGGGCGAGTGCTGATTGACGGTCACGATATCCGCGATTTGCAAACCTTTTCGTTGCACCGGCAGATGGGCATCGTGCAGCAGCAGAACTTTTTGTTCTGCGGCACCGTGGCCGACAACATTCGTTTCGGTCGGCCCGAGGCCACGGACGACGACATCGCCGACGCGCTCGAGAAGCTCGGTTGCTATGACCTCGTGACATCGCTCCCCGGCGGATTGCACGCCGACGTGGGAGAGTGCGGCAAGAACCTGTCGCTGGGGCAACGGCAGCTCGCCTGTTTTGCCCGGGCGCTGTTGGCCGATCCCGCGATCTTGATTCTGGACGAAGCCACGAGCGCGATCGACGTGTTTACCGAAAAGCGTATCAGCGAGGCGCTGTCGCGGTTGATTGCGGGCCGTACCAGCTTCATCGTGGCGCATCGCTTGAGCACGATCCGCCGCGCCGACCAGGTGCTGGTGCTCGACAGCGGCCAGATCGTCGAGCAAGGTTCGCCGGCCGAGTTGTTACTGCGTAACGCTCGTTACGCCAGCTTGGGCCGCCACTATATGAACGCCGCGGCATAG
- a CDS encoding ABC transporter ATP-binding protein, with amino-acid sequence MSPHPSFQTGSSHSTSKLTLRMLRLAWRHRWGCCTLLAQQIVLLALALAGLGLTGLAIDVIRHAVDPASAAPAWPEGLSFPPHWPAFTRVLVLAAAVLLLATLRAALNYQHAISSARVVQQQIVVELRAAIYEKLHDLSSRFFRVNSTTSIINRVTGDAQAVRQFVEGMVLQMVILLLSLSVYLVYMLRIHMGLSLACLASMPVLWMVAATFCHVVRPAYDRNRGLMDRLIQVLSENVRGMRVVRGFAREQEQIDRFRQANDAVQRQQRFIFWRLSLFTPTSEFLTALNLAVLLGYGGYLVTIGELPLGTGLIVFSGLLQQFSAQVSKMVNVLNSMQQSMAGARRVFEVLDAPIEIHSPPFPRRLPRPRGEITFENVSFSYHTGEPVLVDVSWKVNPGERVAILGATGCGKSTLLHLIPRFLDPTIGRVLVDGIDLRALALEDLRRAVGLVFQETFLFSDTVAANIAFGHPQATREEIVRAAQIAAADEFIRQLPNGYDTWLEEEGNNLSGGQRQRLAIARAILLEPPILLLDDPTAAVDAQTEQEILAAIDRAMRGRTSIIVTHRPAVLKRADVVLVMEEGRIVEAGSHEQLSQRNGPYWQATRLHAEQAACYA; translated from the coding sequence TTGTCGCCTCATCCTTCGTTTCAGACCGGTTCGTCTCATTCGACGTCGAAGCTGACGCTGCGCATGCTGCGGCTTGCCTGGCGTCATCGCTGGGGATGCTGCACGCTACTGGCGCAGCAGATCGTTCTGCTGGCGCTTGCGCTCGCTGGTTTGGGGCTGACCGGCCTGGCGATCGACGTGATTCGGCACGCCGTCGACCCGGCCAGCGCTGCGCCGGCCTGGCCCGAAGGGCTTTCCTTTCCGCCGCACTGGCCGGCGTTTACTCGGGTGCTGGTGCTGGCGGCGGCGGTGCTGCTGCTGGCGACGTTGCGCGCGGCGCTGAACTACCAGCACGCGATCTCTTCGGCGCGCGTGGTGCAGCAGCAAATCGTCGTCGAGCTGCGCGCCGCGATCTACGAAAAGCTGCACGATCTGAGCAGCCGTTTTTTTCGCGTCAATTCCACGACGTCGATCATCAATCGCGTCACCGGCGATGCCCAGGCGGTGCGGCAGTTCGTCGAGGGCATGGTGCTGCAGATGGTCATTCTGCTGTTATCGCTGAGCGTTTACCTGGTTTACATGCTGCGGATCCACATGGGGCTGTCGCTGGCCTGCCTGGCCAGCATGCCGGTGCTGTGGATGGTCGCGGCGACGTTCTGTCACGTCGTGCGGCCGGCCTACGATCGCAACCGCGGGCTGATGGACCGGCTGATTCAAGTCCTCTCGGAAAATGTGCGGGGCATGCGCGTCGTGCGCGGATTCGCCCGCGAGCAGGAACAGATCGACCGTTTTCGCCAGGCCAACGATGCCGTGCAACGTCAACAGCGCTTCATCTTCTGGCGATTGAGCCTGTTCACGCCGACCAGCGAGTTTCTTACGGCGCTCAACCTGGCGGTGCTGTTGGGCTACGGCGGCTACCTGGTGACGATCGGAGAGCTGCCGCTGGGGACCGGGCTGATCGTCTTTTCGGGACTGTTGCAGCAGTTCTCGGCGCAAGTCAGCAAGATGGTCAACGTGCTCAACAGCATGCAGCAAAGCATGGCAGGAGCGCGCCGGGTGTTCGAGGTGCTTGACGCCCCGATCGAAATCCACTCGCCCCCGTTTCCGCGCCGGCTGCCGCGGCCGCGCGGCGAAATCACTTTCGAAAACGTCTCCTTCAGCTATCACACGGGCGAGCCGGTTCTCGTCGATGTCAGTTGGAAGGTAAACCCCGGAGAGCGCGTGGCGATCCTGGGTGCTACGGGCTGCGGCAAGAGCACGCTACTACACCTGATCCCACGCTTCCTCGATCCGACCATCGGTCGCGTCCTGGTCGACGGCATCGATCTGCGGGCCCTGGCCTTGGAGGATCTACGGCGAGCCGTCGGGCTGGTCTTTCAGGAAACATTCCTCTTCAGCGATACCGTGGCGGCGAATATCGCCTTCGGCCATCCGCAGGCGACGCGCGAGGAAATCGTCCGCGCCGCCCAGATTGCCGCCGCCGATGAGTTCATTCGTCAACTGCCCAACGGCTATGACACCTGGCTCGAGGAAGAGGGGAACAATCTCTCGGGCGGACAACGGCAGCGACTGGCCATCGCGCGGGCGATCTTGCTGGAACCGCCGATTTTGCTCTTGGACGATCCCACGGCCGCCGTCGACGCGCAGACCGAACAGGAGATTCTCGCCGCGATCGACCGGGCCATGCGCGGACGCACCTCGATCATCGTGACGCATCGCCCCGCCGTGCTCAAGCGCGCTGACGTCGTATTGGTGATGGAAGAGGGCCGGATCGTGGAAGCCGGATCCCACGAACAATTATCGCAGCGCAATGGCCCTTACTGGCAGGCCACGCGGCTGCACGCCGAACAGGCCGCCTGCTACGCGTAA
- a CDS encoding fused MFS/spermidine synthase translates to MAKSAKTGQVSRRLFWLASGMFFLSGGTGLAYQVIWFKRFTHVWGSSSLAFAAVGGSFLFGLGVGAYLSGRLADRLVRPLGWYGVCESFIGLAALSIPLQIQALIGLSSAIYAHLPQEPLVRFLLQFLVTLVIIGPPCALMGATLPLLTRELTARDGALDEATGWLYAINTYGAAAGCYLTGFHVLPALGLVTANNSTALLNIAIGVAAIVVQERVGVRSPRLESTDDKAKSQAISSAAPKARSGPAVSLASVYVAVTLAGLAALILEMTWSRQLALVLGGSTYAYSATLFVVLLGIATGSLFFHLRLRSTDVVPYLPMIVIFGLGVTCFAGKLLLPWLSTFVGDHRTVRQTLLGNASLCVMAAAVVQFLPAVAMGVLFPVFVDLTHEQAARVGRAVGDVYAWNTFGSIVGASLTAVVLFPRFGTAGAMGLAMGLYLLAMLLVTPSGSARELRNALGCALALAAIIFGVSLPLDPRLTNLGLYLYGSQAGVMDIISCKYFAEGPTSSVAVISYGDYASLRVNGKVDAGDLSDMVTQLGLAYFPRIFCPAARDVLVIGFGSGTTSGTSLLLPGTRVTSCEIEPAVVGAEPFFQHINHRPLERTRASLERQNEALPPDCRRSAEQLDAESTLRMVYGDGRSQLQGDEQSYDIIISEPSNPWLAGVSNLFTEEFFTTAQSRLRPGGVLAQWVQTYNISLSDYLMIVRTMRKVFPYCGLVTLTGGLDTVLLASDRPLLPDAERLEAMQKLVDSSPDIEHDWRRWFHTTDVRTLLLARYTIDQEILDELTAKDSQQRTNTDRNMLLEFKAPLHLFASLPEAMRAGLRLAKLPHGRWTAQLGELIGAPPGSALFLVAQAIEQMDGERWDQAATILQQAIAIEPHSEQPHRLLADVYLKQGKSAEAVKLLEDWLRNRPDRSDARMALFNIYRSLGMPREAAAVFQPVVDEQPENAFFHMALGQVLLELGRRPEAAREFRQALARDPALADAAANRDWINAYVRILATSYDPSVRDGQEALRWARQIARGVDYDQWGLVDSLAAAFAETGQFDAAVAEMREVLKRATVDGNQQATQIARDRLALYEAGKPLREQPEPAAFTPPAPLQAPQR, encoded by the coding sequence ATGGCCAAATCCGCTAAGACAGGGCAGGTTTCGCGGCGTTTGTTCTGGCTGGCGTCAGGCATGTTCTTTCTGTCGGGCGGCACGGGTCTGGCCTACCAGGTCATCTGGTTCAAACGGTTCACGCACGTGTGGGGCAGCTCGAGCCTGGCATTCGCCGCCGTCGGGGGCTCGTTCCTTTTCGGTCTCGGCGTCGGAGCGTACCTCAGTGGCCGACTTGCCGACCGCCTCGTGCGGCCGCTGGGGTGGTACGGCGTCTGCGAATCGTTCATCGGTCTGGCGGCGCTCAGCATTCCGTTGCAAATCCAGGCATTGATCGGCCTCTCGAGCGCGATCTACGCTCATCTGCCCCAGGAGCCGCTGGTGCGATTCCTGCTGCAATTCCTGGTGACGCTCGTGATTATCGGACCTCCGTGCGCGCTGATGGGAGCGACGCTGCCGCTCTTGACGCGCGAGTTGACGGCGCGGGACGGCGCGCTCGACGAGGCGACCGGCTGGTTGTACGCAATCAACACGTACGGCGCCGCGGCCGGTTGTTACCTGACCGGATTTCACGTGTTGCCGGCACTGGGGCTGGTCACTGCCAATAATTCCACGGCGCTTTTGAACATAGCCATCGGCGTGGCGGCGATCGTTGTCCAAGAGCGCGTGGGTGTGCGCTCGCCGCGGCTAGAATCGACCGATGACAAAGCAAAGTCGCAAGCGATCTCGTCCGCCGCGCCCAAGGCGCGTTCGGGGCCGGCCGTGTCGCTCGCGAGCGTCTACGTGGCCGTCACGCTGGCAGGTCTCGCGGCCTTGATCCTCGAGATGACCTGGAGCCGGCAATTGGCGCTAGTCCTCGGCGGCTCGACGTATGCGTACAGCGCCACGCTGTTTGTCGTGCTGCTGGGGATCGCCACAGGCAGCTTGTTCTTTCACCTGCGCCTGCGCAGCACCGACGTCGTTCCCTACCTGCCGATGATCGTGATCTTCGGGCTGGGTGTGACTTGTTTTGCCGGAAAGTTGCTTTTGCCGTGGCTGTCGACTTTCGTGGGCGATCACCGTACGGTGCGGCAAACGCTGCTCGGCAATGCGAGCCTGTGCGTCATGGCGGCGGCCGTCGTCCAGTTCCTGCCCGCCGTGGCGATGGGCGTTCTCTTTCCCGTATTTGTCGACCTGACGCACGAACAGGCCGCGCGCGTCGGCCGCGCCGTGGGGGATGTCTACGCGTGGAACACGTTCGGATCGATCGTGGGGGCCTCGCTGACGGCGGTCGTTTTGTTTCCGCGCTTCGGCACGGCCGGGGCGATGGGATTGGCGATGGGCCTGTACCTCTTGGCCATGTTGCTCGTAACGCCCAGCGGCAGCGCGCGCGAGCTACGCAACGCCCTCGGCTGCGCGCTGGCGCTGGCCGCGATCATTTTTGGAGTCTCGCTGCCGCTTGATCCACGGCTCACGAACCTGGGCCTGTACCTGTACGGCAGTCAGGCCGGAGTGATGGATATCATAAGCTGCAAATATTTCGCCGAAGGGCCGACGAGCAGCGTGGCGGTGATCTCGTACGGCGACTACGCCAGCTTGCGCGTCAACGGCAAGGTCGACGCCGGCGACCTGAGCGACATGGTGACGCAGCTGGGGCTGGCCTATTTTCCCCGCATCTTCTGTCCCGCAGCGCGCGACGTCCTGGTCATCGGATTCGGCAGCGGCACGACGTCGGGCACCAGTCTGCTGCTTCCCGGCACGCGCGTGACGAGCTGCGAAATCGAGCCGGCGGTCGTGGGCGCCGAGCCCTTCTTTCAGCACATCAATCACCGCCCCCTGGAGCGGACGCGCGCCAGTCTCGAGCGGCAGAACGAGGCGCTTCCGCCCGACTGCCGGCGCAGCGCCGAGCAACTGGACGCCGAATCGACTCTGCGCATGGTGTACGGCGACGGACGGAGCCAGTTGCAGGGGGATGAGCAGTCGTACGACATCATTATCTCCGAGCCATCGAACCCGTGGCTGGCCGGCGTGTCGAATTTGTTCACCGAAGAATTCTTTACGACGGCGCAATCGCGACTGCGGCCCGGTGGTGTGCTCGCGCAGTGGGTTCAGACCTACAACATTTCGCTGTCCGATTACCTGATGATCGTGCGCACCATGCGCAAGGTGTTTCCCTATTGCGGACTGGTGACGCTGACCGGCGGTTTGGATACGGTGCTCCTGGCCTCGGACCGGCCGCTATTACCCGATGCCGAGCGCCTGGAGGCGATGCAAAAGCTGGTCGATAGCTCGCCCGATATCGAGCACGATTGGCGGCGCTGGTTTCACACGACCGACGTTCGGACGCTGCTGTTGGCGCGTTATACGATCGATCAGGAGATCCTCGACGAGCTCACCGCCAAGGATTCTCAGCAGCGCACGAACACCGATCGCAACATGCTGCTGGAGTTCAAGGCTCCGCTGCACTTATTTGCGTCCTTGCCCGAGGCAATGCGCGCCGGACTGCGGCTTGCCAAATTGCCGCATGGCCGATGGACGGCGCAGTTAGGTGAACTGATCGGCGCACCGCCGGGCAGCGCTCTGTTCCTGGTGGCACAAGCCATCGAGCAGATGGACGGCGAGCGGTGGGACCAGGCCGCCACGATCTTGCAGCAAGCCATTGCGATCGAACCGCATTCGGAACAGCCGCACCGGTTATTGGCCGACGTCTATTTGAAGCAAGGCAAGTCGGCCGAAGCCGTGAAGCTGCTCGAGGATTGGCTGCGCAATCGGCCCGATCGGAGCGACGCCCGGATGGCCCTGTTCAATATCTATCGGTCGCTCGGCATGCCCCGCGAAGCGGCCGCGGTCTTTCAACCGGTCGTGGATGAGCAACCGGAAAATGCCTTCTTCCACATGGCTCTGGGGCAGGTGTTGCTCGAATTGGGCCGACGCCCTGAAGCCGCGCGGGAGTTTCGCCAGGCGCTTGCTCGCGACCCGGCCCTGGCGGATGCAGCGGCGAACCGCGATTGGATCAATGCCTATGTGAGAATTCTGGCCACGAGCTACGATCCTTCGGTGCGCGACGGGCAAGAGGCGCTGCGCTGGGCGCGGCAGATCGCGCGTGGGGTGGATTACGATCAGTGGGGCCTGGTCGACTCGTTAGCGGCCGCTTTCGCCGAGACCGGCCAATTCGACGCGGCCGTCGCCGAGATGCGGGAAGTGCTCAAGCGGGCCACGGTCGACGGCAACCAGCAAGCCACCCAGATCGCCCGCGACCGGCTGGCCTTGTACGAGGCGGGCAAGCCCCTTCGCGAACAGCCCGAGCCGGCAGCATTTACCCCCCCCGCGCCGCTTCAGGCGCCGCAACGCTAG
- a CDS encoding glycerophosphodiester phosphodiesterase family protein, with the protein MTRAENWLVAAGALCRAWKPLVGYELLMSLVMAAVLGPLVATCTYHAVGLSGDAVLGNFELVSFLLSPLGALALVLFGSVGFALVFFEYAGLILLADAALDGLTVSAGTLARALVWAAPRLFALALIQTALALLAALPFMALGGAVYWLLLSDADIHYFLAERPPRFWAAVGCGIALTVGFAIVAVWLFARWALAVPVCVVESHSILGTLAQSSQLMRGRVARVITVLGGWQLAKYVAFAIAVALLNVLNVVLLDRFAGRLTSLVWLTALLLLVDGLVLQLLAAVFAIGMAGLLAYEYVHGQRSQQLPRRAAWPTSTGGRQGSGGRRAVLIALACLGPLASIGYAVHLERESLERRPMLVTAHRAGPKTAPENSLAALRLSIAAGADFAEIDVQQTADGEVVLMHDRDLRRMTGDPREVKDISTVDLAALRMRNSGAPTDEHVPTLAEMIAACGAEIRLNVELKYYGDNALLVPAVLDVLRAHDFSGPAIVSCLQLAPLAETTRRAPEIPVGMILSTGQGDMTRLPVNFLSLHQRLVNGPLVKRAHRRGMEVHVWGVSDREAVLRLLDLGCDNLITDDPAMVREVVDWYASLGDVERMLMRMRRWMRE; encoded by the coding sequence ATGACCCGCGCTGAGAATTGGCTGGTTGCCGCCGGAGCGCTGTGCCGCGCCTGGAAGCCGCTCGTTGGCTATGAGCTATTGATGTCGCTGGTCATGGCCGCGGTGCTCGGCCCCCTCGTGGCGACGTGTACGTATCACGCCGTCGGCCTCTCGGGCGACGCGGTGCTGGGTAACTTCGAACTGGTGTCGTTCTTGCTCTCGCCGCTGGGCGCGCTGGCCCTGGTGCTCTTCGGCAGCGTGGGGTTTGCATTGGTCTTTTTCGAGTACGCGGGATTGATTCTGCTGGCCGACGCGGCGCTCGATGGACTAACCGTCTCGGCAGGTACTCTGGCGAGGGCACTCGTGTGGGCGGCCCCGCGACTGTTCGCCTTGGCCTTGATTCAGACGGCGCTGGCGCTGCTCGCGGCGCTGCCGTTTATGGCGCTCGGTGGCGCGGTTTACTGGCTGCTGCTGAGCGACGCCGACATCCACTACTTTCTGGCCGAGCGTCCGCCGCGATTCTGGGCCGCGGTCGGATGCGGTATTGCCTTGACGGTGGGGTTCGCGATCGTGGCGGTCTGGTTGTTCGCGCGCTGGGCGCTGGCGGTGCCGGTCTGTGTGGTGGAAAGCCATTCGATCCTGGGGACTCTCGCGCAAAGTTCGCAGTTGATGCGCGGCCGGGTGGCGCGCGTGATTACCGTGCTGGGCGGGTGGCAACTGGCAAAGTATGTCGCCTTCGCGATCGCCGTCGCACTGCTGAACGTGCTCAACGTCGTGCTGCTTGATCGGTTTGCCGGGCGGCTGACGAGCCTCGTCTGGTTAACGGCCTTGTTGCTCTTGGTGGACGGGCTGGTTCTGCAACTGCTGGCCGCCGTCTTCGCGATCGGCATGGCCGGTTTGCTCGCTTACGAATACGTGCATGGGCAGCGTTCGCAACAGTTGCCGCGCCGCGCTGCGTGGCCGACGAGCACCGGCGGCCGGCAAGGGAGCGGTGGTCGGCGCGCAGTGCTGATTGCCCTCGCTTGCCTGGGTCCGCTTGCGAGCATCGGCTATGCCGTGCATCTGGAGCGAGAATCCCTCGAACGTCGTCCGATGCTGGTCACGGCGCATCGTGCCGGTCCGAAGACCGCGCCGGAAAACAGCCTGGCGGCGCTACGGCTGTCGATCGCTGCCGGCGCCGACTTCGCCGAGATCGACGTGCAGCAAACGGCCGACGGTGAAGTCGTTCTGATGCACGATCGCGATCTGCGCCGCATGACGGGCGACCCGCGCGAGGTAAAAGATATTAGCACCGTCGACCTGGCAGCGTTGCGCATGAGAAACTCGGGCGCGCCGACCGATGAGCACGTGCCGACCCTGGCCGAGATGATCGCCGCCTGCGGCGCGGAGATTCGCCTGAACGTCGAGCTCAAGTATTACGGCGACAATGCACTGCTGGTGCCGGCCGTGCTCGACGTGTTGCGCGCCCACGATTTTTCCGGCCCGGCCATCGTCTCGTGCCTGCAATTGGCCCCGCTTGCGGAAACGACCCGACGGGCGCCCGAGATCCCAGTCGGCATGATTCTCTCGACCGGCCAAGGTGATATGACGCGGCTGCCGGTGAACTTTCTCAGTTTGCACCAGCGGCTGGTCAACGGGCCTCTGGTCAAACGCGCGCACCGGCGCGGCATGGAAGTCCACGTATGGGGCGTATCGGATCGCGAGGCCGTACTGCGTTTACTCGACCTGGGCTGCGACAACCTGATCACCGACGACCCCGCAATGGTGCGCGAAGTGGTCGATTGGTACGCCTCGCTGGGGGACGTCGAGCGAATGCTGATGCGCATGCGCCGCTGGATGCGCGAATAG